The sequence below is a genomic window from bacterium.
CCACGTATTCTAACCGAAGACAGCGGGCACTTCCATCTACGGGCTTACGCCCGCAGAATTACGAATGAGTATTAAACGTGGATTTCATGACCGTAAGACCAGACTGGACTCCGGGTCGTTGCCCGGAGTGACAAGCATGCTGTCATTCCGGACCGGGTGAAACGAGGAGACGGCATCCAGCTGGACTTGCCTACTGCGGCGACGGCGGAGAGGAGGCTATAATATAGGGGAAGGCACGGTACCTGAAATAACATTTAAAGGCCGGATATGACCATACCAACACAAAGGATAATCAAAGAGTTGTCCAGACCGGAGGCCTACCCCCACCCGGTTGACAAGGTCGAGGTGATCCAGACCCACATCTCGGTCGTCTTTCTGGCCGGTGATCTTGTCTACAAGGTCAAGAAACCTTTGAATCTGGGGTTCCTGGATTTCACAACTCTGGAAAAACGCCATCACTACTGCCTTGAGGAACTTCGCCTCAACCGCAGGCTCAGTCCGGACATCTATCTTTACGTTGTTCCGGTGGTCGACGGCCCGAACGGCCTTCGCTTTGGCGTGACAGGCGACTCGGTTGAAATATCTCCGGTTGAATACGCCGTGGTGATGAAGAGGCTCGATGAGAGCAGGTTCCTCTCGGCCCTCCTGACCGGGGGAACGGTGGACAGAGCGGCCATGAGATCCATCGCCGAAAGGATCGCCGATTTTCATCTCCAGGCTGAAACCTCCGCCGAGATCACCAGGGTCGGGGGCATCGAGGCGGTGATCCTCAATACGGAGGAGGATTTTCAGCAGGTGCAGCCTTACGTCGGAGAGACCCTCTCGATAGAAACCTATGAAACCATAGCCCTTTACACCCGGACCTTTATCGAGGTCAACAGGGATCTTTTCGCCCGGCGGGAAGCCGGAGGCTGGATCAGGGACGGTCACGGGGATCTGCACACTCAACACATCTGCATGGCGGACGGCTTCCAGATATTCGACTGCATCGAATTTAACGAAAGGTTCCGATACGGTGATGTCCTGGCGGATGCCGCTTTTCTTGCCATGGATCTGGAAAGGCTCGGATACAGGGACCTGGCACAAACATATACAGACTCCTACCTGGAACTGATGGAACTGGGGGACTTCTCGGCTTTATTTAATTTTTATGCCTGTTACCGCGCTGTGGTGAGAGGCAAGGTGGAGGGCTTCCGTTCCCGCGACCCCAACGTCCTGCCAGCCGAGGCCAACCTGGCCCGGGAAAACGCCAGAAATTTTTTCAGCCTTGCCGAAAAATACGCCAGGACACCGGTTCCACCGGTACTCATCACGGGGTGCGGTCTCATGGGCTCTGGAAAATCGACCCTGGCAAAGGCGTTGGAGAGCCGCCTGGACATCGTGATTTTGTCGTCTGATTCCATCAGGAAAGAGCTGGCCGGAATAGACCCCACCTCCTCCCGTCATGTTCCCTTTGGAAGCGACATTTATTCAGAGGAGTTCAGTATCCGGACATATTCCCAGCTGCACAAAAGAGCGACGACCCATTTGAAAGGGGGTCAGAGCGTCTTTCTTGATGGCTCCTACATGAATCCAGACCTGCGAGAGCAAGCCCTGGAGGCAGCACGAAA
It includes:
- a CDS encoding AAA family ATPase; amino-acid sequence: MTIPTQRIIKELSRPEAYPHPVDKVEVIQTHISVVFLAGDLVYKVKKPLNLGFLDFTTLEKRHHYCLEELRLNRRLSPDIYLYVVPVVDGPNGLRFGVTGDSVEISPVEYAVVMKRLDESRFLSALLTGGTVDRAAMRSIAERIADFHLQAETSAEITRVGGIEAVILNTEEDFQQVQPYVGETLSIETYETIALYTRTFIEVNRDLFARREAGGWIRDGHGDLHTQHICMADGFQIFDCIEFNERFRYGDVLADAAFLAMDLERLGYRDLAQTYTDSYLELMELGDFSALFNFYACYRAVVRGKVEGFRSRDPNVLPAEANLARENARNFFSLAEKYARTPVPPVLITGCGLMGSGKSTLAKALESRLDIVILSSDSIRKELAGIDPTSSRHVPFGSDIYSEEFSIRTYSQLHKRATTHLKGGQSVFLDGSYMNPDLREQALEAARKADAGFLLLHLDPGEEELRNRLRKRMKGPDAVSDGREEILGDQIAAFSPPAEVPHELKLTFHGSQSLDDLARETYRRLLAG